The Humulus lupulus chromosome 7, drHumLupu1.1, whole genome shotgun sequence region tcattgtttgaacttattttcctgcttgaatagggctgtatttgctaggcatgtgccttatgatttgatgacatgttattactgttcatgagcatattgagttttcttgctaggcttcggctcacgggtgctatgtggtgcatgtaaatgcaaaagaaaactggaccatccttgagtttgagagattagatggcgatgtgtacatatgcggctgctcgaccgtcacggtcgagggttgaaagaggaactagggttaaactcgttttgccgcttagatcggttggttgtaaatattttcttgtaatagacatttaaattttttttttttttggatttcaatgtatataataaacgttaaTGAAACGTtaaatcttaaccaaaatttttaatctttaaaccgctaatcatacttagttacacaattttggccaaatgactcgattagtgagtttagcactatttataaggcacactgtaatggtccctggagtttagggcgttacattagacccctaagggagggtgattgtgacaaTCAGTATCcagtgatccgtaaggggaaaaaccgggtaaagttgtgcaattcaacatcgcctggggaaggtaaagtgtgatgattctaagactgtgaaggcatgggactacacaattgaacaAGGCCTAAATgcattgatgggtactacctatgccaacaagatgcatcttcttttcggtagcacatcacttgagaactccaaagttaagtgtgcttggcctggagtagtctcatgatgggtgacatcctgggaagttttcccaggaagtgtgtgaGGACAAAACATGCTGGAAAaaatcgtgttggtttgtagggccaatcgtcattccaggaagcagtaatagtgatgtggggcgttacacttACCATGAGGGCGGTCGGAAATCAGCCTGCAgctggacccattggcatggaatacgAAAGAGTAAAAGTGCCTAAGTCGATGCCCTATGGCGGGGCTAGAGATGCGGGGGAGttagagaacttcctctttgGCATGGAACATTACTTCAGAGTCGTGAGAGTTGAATCAGAAGATGGCAAGGTCTTCATGGAAATAATGTACTTGTCCAcggatgccaaagtgtggtggaggacgaaGTACAATGACATTCAGAACGGCAGATGCACCATAGCAACATGGGAAGATCTAAAGAGAGAATTGAAGCCGCAATTTCTCCGTgaaaatgttgcctacatagctcaACGCCAAttgagagagctgaagcacactGGAACAATCCGAGAATACGTGAATAAATTCTCTGGGTTGATGCTTGATATCAAAGACATGTCATAATTGGACAAGCTCTTTGCCTTTTTGGAAGGATTGAAGCCTTGGGCATAGCAGGAGCTCGAGAGACAACGAGTGTCAAACTTGGTCACTCCTCAAGCTGCTGCTGAACGGCTGATCGATTACTCATTGAGGAACATTCAATCGAAGAAGACTAATCCTTCACCTAGCAGAAGCAACGTTGGGGTAAGAAGTTGGGAAAGTCTTGGCAGAGCAAGAGTGGGAGAGGAGAGAAGAGGATCGTGGAGTCTAACTCTCCTAGAAAAGGTAGTAGCCCCATGTTAAAGAAGCCTCTTAAATGTTGGATTTGTGCCAGACTGCATAAGTCGACAGCTTGTCCTCACAAATCCAAGATGGGTGCCCTCCAGGCATCAATTTCCTAAAGGGAGCAAGCCAACAAAGAGGAGGATGAGGAAtatacgcacatgggtgccctccgAATGctaaatgctctcaagaaacatggtGTGAAAGTGAAGAAAACACTTGGAAAATGACTAATGTATATGGATGCCACTCTAAATGGTATAATGGTCGGGAGCGTGATGATCAACACGggcgccactcacaacttcattttGGAGATCGAAGCTAAACGTCTAGGAGTGAAATGGGAGAAAGACTATGGCTGAatgaaagcggttaactcagaagccttACCCACAACTGGTGTGGCTAGgaaggtgaacatgaagatcgTCTCGTGGGAGGGGAAAACTGGCTTGGTGGTCGTGCGAATGGACGTCTTTGATGTGATATTAGGTATGGACTTTCTTGCGGAGAAGGGAGTCATTCCCATCCCAACTACGGGAagtttactcataatgggagagacacATGCAGCGGTGCCTGCTAAAGTGGAGCAGCCCTCAAAAATCAAGTTGTTGTCAGCTTGACAGTTGAAGAAGGGTGTGAGAAGACAAGAGTCCACGTATATTGCCCTACCCACAGTATACAAGGATACATTGGATGAAGTCTTTCCACCAGAGattcgaatggtcttgaagaagtataaAGATTTTATGTCGGatcaactccccaaagccttgccacctagAAGAATGATTGATCACCGAATCAAACTGGTTCCTGGAGCTAAACCTCCTATGAAGGCGGCCTATATGATGGCGCTCCCTGAACTAGAagaactgaggaagcagttgaaggagttactagaggcaggcttcatcagaccatcgaaTGCGCTATTTGATGCACTTGTGCTATCTCAGAaaaagcacgatgggagcttgagaatGTGTATTGGCTACTGGactctcaacaaggtgacagtacgcaatacgtaccccatccccttgatcgTAGACTTGTTCGACCAGTTAAGTGGAGTGAAATTCTTTACAAAATTGGATTTGAGATCGGGCTACTACCAAGTGCGGATAGAAAAAGGGGATGAGCCAaagacaacgtgtgtgactcgatatggagcattcgAATTCTgggtcatgtcgtttggattgacAAACGCACCAGCCACATTCTATACATTGATTAACCAAGTTTTCCACGAgtacctggataagtttgtggtagtctacttggatgacattgtggttTATAGTGCCACTATAGAAGAACATCAACAACACttggatctagagaaggtgcaggctattcaagaatggaaggcccccaccaatttgaaggaactacGCTCTTTCCTAGGTTTAGCCAACTACTATTGAAAATTTGTGAAAGGTTATTCAAGGAGAGCGACACATGACCGAGTTGTTGAAGAACggtgtaacttggacgtggaccGATACATGTGTTGAAGCATTTGagagtctgaaggaagccatgatgtgAGATCTTATCCTCACCTAACTAGATGTCGGTAACCCTTTGAAGTGTAGACAGATCTGtctgattatgctttgggaggagTACTTGTACAATAAGGTCACCCCATAGCTTATGAATGTCGCAAACTTACAGAGGCAAAGAGGCAATACACTGCGCAAAAGAAGGAGCTTCtcgcagtaattcattgtctacgagtgtggagACACTATttgttggggtcgaagtttgtggtgaaaacaGACAATGTAGCAGTGAGTCATTTCTtcacccagccaaagcttaccccGAGCAAGCAAGATGGCAGGAGTTCATAACAGAATTCGACTTTCGTTTCGAAAACAAGTCGGGTTGTCTAAATCAGATAGTTGATGCCCTGAGTCGCAAAGCTCAGTTAGTGGCTCTAAAATTTCTAACAAATATGTCGGCTAGCGCAGTGACTACTCATATCCGAGAGCACATTAAGGAGAACTTGGAGAAAGACCtggtggtgaagaccatcatgaatctcgcaaaagaAGGAAAAATCGCCAGTTTTGGGTGCAAgacgatcttttgtgggccaagggtggccgcttatatgttccaaagacaagagatttgcggaggacactaatgagtgagtgtcacgaTACATTGTGGACGGGTCATCCAGAGTGGCAGAGGACGCATGCCATGTTGaagcaagggtactactggccacaaatgcgcgaTTATATAGTGGAGTATACCAAGACATGTCTCATCTGCCAGCAAGGCAAAGTGGAGATACACAAGACGTCAAGGTTGTTAGAACCTTTGTTAGTctcaagccgaccatgggagagtatgttgcttgacttcattactagtcTACCGAAGACAggagacttgagtgcgatcttaGTGAACGTGGACggattttcaaagtatgcaacattcatacTGGTGTCGAAGTATTGCTCGTCAGAAGAGACAACAAAACTTTTCTTTAAGTATGTtgttaagtattggggagtaccccaaaatatagtgagtgaccgagatggaagattcacatgGATCTTTTGGTCTaagttattcaaccttttggggtcacaactaaacaTTTCCTCGTGCTACCATCCTCAGACGAACGGACAAACttaaagattcaatgggatgttAGAAGAGTACTTGCGGAATTTTTTCAAtgccaaccaaaagaattggTCGCAACTAGACGTAGCTCAATTTTTCTTCAACTCTCGGAAGAGTTCTTTGtcaaacaagagcgcttttgaagttgtCAATGGCCAACAACCACTATTACCTCACACAATGGATGAGTACCAAGAAAGAAATCCAAGAGCCTTTAATTGCatgaaagactggaagaaaaccaccgagatttcccgagcctatctggagaagacttcaaagagaatgaagaagtaGGTAGATCAACAGAGACGACTGCTGGAATTCAAAGTaggcgacttagtgatgatcaagctgaggccAAAACAATTGAAATTATGAGGGAataaagacatcagactcgttcgcaaaTACAAGGATCACGTTCcagtcatctcgaaagtgggtctaacctcctacaaagtcagcttaccagaatggatgaagatacatcCGGTCTTGCACGTCATCAACCTCAAACAGTTTCATGAAGATCCAGCTCGCAACGagtctaccagagaaggagtcagTGTCAAGCCATGAAGCACCAAACAACCTAAAGAAATCCTAGCATAGAGGACCGAGGTCCtggacagaaagaagaagaaaaagtttttggtgaagtggaaagggctcgaagatgaagaaatttgttgggaaagggcggaggacttgcacaagcttaTGCAGAAGATTAAAGATCAGCAAGGAGCATGTTCGTCGAGAACGCCAAAgaattaagtgggggagagtgtgacgtACTGCGACATAACACACCTCTAGAAGGgtcattttgtatgtatgagcatgcattggtgcttgatcattagtcaagtcttgcaccaagtaacctcaaggGTAGGGGatgacacttttgtaattatgtataTGTCTCACAAGAGAAAATCATACATGTTCCTTATAAGACTTTATTTCTTTAGAATGCTCCTTAAGGGGAGATgccctggtgacttagggaagctacatggccaccagcagataggggcttaagttgTGTACTCACTTACCCTATCAATGTCATATCTGAAGAAAACGATGTTTATCCATGCCTCGTTGTGTATGATTTCTTTATGGTGTATGTGTTTCTTATTTGTTCCCTTTGTTGGgtcattgcgtgccacttgcctatgTTGTATGATTTAATTGTTGTGTGAGATGTTGTCTTTGGATGATTTGTTTTGTACTTACTCATGCTTCGTCATTGCCCTTACATGTGCGAGACTTGTATCGTGACTAACCGTTAGGCTTGTTTGCCGCAGGTGCGAgttttaggctgacttgctagctgagTGTGCTAACGAGTGTCGCACGTTCCGTCAATTCGAGTAAAGTTGGCGGCCTGTGACAACAAGGACCCCCTCTTTGTAAACCTACATCCGTCCTTGGATACCACGAAAGTGCTTCTCCCCTTTATTTCTCTTATAAATATGAGACCATAGACTAACACGTTTATCTCGAGCATGTACCTACCTCGAAGTCACTGCTTAAATCTCAAGCATTCAACAAACATGTGTAGTATTCAGACAAAATCTTGCACTCACACGTACTATACAATTTGTATATATGAATTGGAATGGTAATATTAATAAATGTGCATAAACTAATACAATgcaatatataaatttatatggtCAATATTACTACAAAAAAGTAACATGGCACGTTCATTTTCTTAATGCCAAGAGCCTCGAATATTTCTTTCAGCAACACAGCTCCAGCCACAATAAACTCAGACCGCCTTTTGAAGAGCTTTTCTCTCCTTGCATTCTCTTCCTCTCCTCCACCACCACACAATCTTTTAACAACACTCCTAAGGTCTTCCATATTCAATCTCCAATCCCTCTTACCTTCCCCATTAACCACTGCAGCATGATCCAGAACTTGGCTTCCATTCGTGTAACCATAAAAAacagccttctccacagcctgagtCGTACCAGAAGACCCAACAGCCACctcaaaaccaccccttttgATATTCTCAACAAACCCAGATTTTCCAATAACTAATCTAATATATTCTCTCATTTTGGACACTTTTTCTACTCTCTCCCCAAACTTTTGGGTCAATGTAACATGACCCAGATTCAAAGAAGCAGCAAATATAACATGCCCTTGTTTACCAACCACAAACTCAGTAGACCCACCTCCAATATCCACACAAAGAGTCAATTTATCGTATAAAGGGAAAAACTGAAGCGTACCCAGATAAGCAAGCCTAGCTTCCTCTTCACCAGGCAGTACATCGATCCTTAATCCGATCTTTTCCCTTAAATTCTTAGAAAACTCCCACTTGTTAACGGCTTCTCGAACCGCCGCGGTGGCCACGCAGCGAGTTTGGGAGTAGACAATGCCGTACGATTTGAGGACTCGCTGAAACTTTTGAAGGGCATCGAGGGCTCGGAGCTCGGAATGGACGGAAATGACGAAAGGGGTTGTTATTGTTGAAGTGGTGGTGGCAGAGGAAGCCTCACGACCGAGTACAACGAGCTCTTTGCGGTGATCGATTATGAAGAACTTACCATCGGGATAGGCTCGGACCACGAGCATCTTGAAAGAGTTGGTGCCCATGTCGATTGCAGCGAAAAGGGATGAAGGGGTAAGTGAGGTTGGCGGGGCAGAAGCCATGGATTCTTGCGTTTGGTCACATAATTTGGAGAAACGATATTGAAATTGGTTTCAAGTTGAGTGATCATGGCCAAGTTTCGCTTAGTTTAAAGGCTAATCAGTTTTGAGAGTTttggtaaaatatataaaagtgatgttttttaatttcaaaaggtattttttttgaaagttttggAGAATGAAcatttcataaaaatatatatatatatatatatatttatataagttataaatattatataaatggaTTTCTATAATAATGAATAATGTTGAGTAGATTTTATCAGGGTATATTTATGTGTATAAATAAGAGTCTTTTCTTTATTAAAATGAGATTTTACATTactttttatttatctttttctCTGCCTTGGTATTGTAATTTATTCTCATTAGTTTCATAACATAATATCAACGCGAGTCTCTAAATAAACTAAAGATTGTTTACtgaaatttttgaatttttttgaagtCACGATACactatacaaataaatatagtcCTATATATGTATATCCTCCTATCATTTGGCCGAAACAATTTCAAGTAGCTAttttaattgtaaatatgtgtattagttttttttttaatacttgataagtacccaattttaggattagttaactaaaattagtcATTAAATAAATTTAGTTAAATTTTATCTATTATTATAATGACATTTCTCATAGTACCATTATTTATACACATATAACTTAAATATGACTAAAGGGTATAATTGATAGATTCAAATAAATATTgggtataaaaaaaatataaaaatggctAAAAATTGAATGACATCTCTAAAACTGGACACTTCGtgtaattttcacttttttttttttgtgtaggaataataatatgcatatgtcaatgttaagtttattttaatatttattattattccaTTACTAATTATGCTTATATAATTTGGCACACATTATCATTATTCTtttcataattatgtttattattattcttttaatAATTATGATTTGCTTATACAATTACTAGTCATGTTATCACCTTATTAGATGCTACTTATTATAATTGTATTACCTTATTAGAATTATATgtgttaatatatgtgtgaacttatatatattatatatatgttacgttttaaattaatattaatattacctattttttttaattgacttgtttttttttatgCATTTAGAGATTCAATTTTATTAGTCAAGAAATAATTATTTGGTACATCACACTTATCACTTTATTTCTTAATAGTGTTTGCAATATAATTTCgcaaatatttatttttctaatactttgaatattattctatgataGTTTTCTTCATGGAAAATCTCACAAAACTCGACTTTGTGCCACTTAATATTTCTGGAAGAAATTACTTATCATGGATTCTTGATGCTGAAATCTACTTGGATGCTAAGGGTCTTGGAGACATCATCAAAGATAAAAATGAAGCATCAAATCAAAATAAGGTCAAGGCTATGATTTCTCTTCGCCACCATCTCCATGAGGGGTTAAAATCTGAATATTTGACGATAAGAGATCCTCTTACTCTCTGGCAAAATTTGAAAGAAAGATATGACCACCAAAAAACGGTCATACTGTCAAATGCTCAATATGAATGGTTGCACCTGAGGTTGCAAGATTTTGAGTATAACTCTGCAATGTTTAAAATTACTTCTAAATTAAAATTGTGCGGAGAAAAGACTACTGACAATAATATGTTAGAAAAAAAACATATTGTACTTTTCATGTCTCAAATGTGCTCTTGCAACAGCAATACAAAGGATGAGGTTT contains the following coding sequences:
- the LOC133788414 gene encoding uncharacterized protein LOC133788414, which produces MASAPPTSLTPSSLFAAIDMGTNSFKMLVVRAYPDGKFFIIDHRKELVVLGREASSATTTSTITTPFVISVHSELRALDALQKFQRVLKSYGIVYSQTRCVATAAVREAVNKWEFSKNLREKIGLRIDVLPGEEEARLAYLGTLQFFPLYDKLTLCVDIGGGSTEFVVGKQGHVIFAASLNLGHVTLTQKFGERVEKVSKMREYIRLVIGKSGFVENIKRGGFEVAVGSSGTTQAVEKAVFYGYTNGSQVLDHAAVVNGEGKRDWRLNMEDLRSVVKRLCGGGGEEENARREKLFKRRSEFIVAGAVLLKEIFEALGIKKMNVPCYFFVVILTI